The Prochlorococcus marinus str. MIT 9301 genome window below encodes:
- a CDS encoding photosystem II reaction center protein T produces the protein MEAFAYVLILTLAVVTLFFAVAFRDPPKFDRK, from the coding sequence ATGGAAGCTTTTGCTTACGTTCTTATTCTAACTCTCGCAGTTGTTACCTTGTTCTTTGCTGTCGCCTTTAGAGACCCACCTAAATTCGATAGAAAATGA
- the nrdR gene encoding transcriptional regulator NrdR, whose amino-acid sequence MQCPTCQNTDSRVLESRSADSGKSVRRRRECLNCSFRFTTYERVESMPVSVLKKDGSRELFDKQKLFTGISRACEKTNFSSEAIINFVDGIESQIVQDTNKDIKSSQIGELILKNLRKENEVAYIRYASVYRKFNGVKDFISTLESLKGSSKNQLASIS is encoded by the coding sequence ATGCAGTGTCCTACCTGTCAAAACACAGATAGCAGAGTTTTGGAATCAAGATCTGCTGATAGTGGTAAAAGTGTTCGAAGAAGAAGAGAGTGCTTAAACTGCAGCTTTAGATTTACAACTTATGAAAGAGTTGAATCGATGCCAGTTTCGGTTTTAAAGAAAGATGGTAGTAGAGAATTATTTGATAAACAAAAATTATTTACTGGAATCTCAAGAGCTTGCGAAAAGACTAACTTCAGTAGTGAAGCGATTATTAATTTCGTAGATGGAATTGAATCTCAAATCGTTCAAGACACTAACAAAGATATTAAATCTTCACAAATAGGAGAACTTATACTTAAAAATCTTAGGAAAGAGAATGAAGTCGCCTATATAAGGTATGCTTCAGTATACCGAAAATTTAATGGGGTAAAAGATTTTATTTCTACTCTTGAATCTTTAAAAGGAAGTTCAAAAAACCAATTAGCTTCAATTTCATAA
- a CDS encoding phycobiliprotein lyase yields the protein MTKNLTLINQFIDKSIGEWKSIRSTHTLAFQEFENSTSKIFIKHINKKNKKVVEIFKNYKFSLSLDSIAISINWQAISDWDNDDISEGDETILIFLPKDENSGIVLRNKGYTESFISSSNYFVEQNNLHIKTIYKSTVSEERISFLSTHVRSRFSTIRNLENNSVIQTSHTSEIRNLASLKD from the coding sequence TTGACGAAGAATCTAACACTAATTAATCAATTCATTGATAAAAGTATAGGAGAGTGGAAATCTATTAGAAGTACTCACACTTTAGCTTTTCAGGAATTTGAAAACTCAACTAGCAAAATATTTATAAAACATATCAACAAAAAAAATAAAAAAGTCGTTGAAATTTTTAAAAATTATAAATTTAGTTTAAGCCTAGATAGCATAGCCATTTCTATAAACTGGCAAGCTATTAGTGATTGGGACAATGATGATATCAGTGAGGGAGATGAAACTATTCTGATTTTTTTACCCAAAGATGAAAATTCAGGAATTGTTTTAAGAAATAAAGGTTATACAGAATCCTTTATTTCATCATCCAATTATTTTGTTGAACAAAATAATTTACACATTAAAACTATTTATAAATCGACAGTTTCCGAAGAAAGAATTTCCTTTTTATCCACTCATGTAAGATCCAGATTTTCTACTATTAGAAATCTAGAAAATAACTCAGTTATACAGACGTCCCATACTTCTGAGATAAGGAATTTAGCTAGTTTAAAAGATTAA
- a CDS encoding 30S ribosomal protein S1, which translates to MNENSSQTIKELSENQEIKNSSELDNDAASQNEEDLSFEKSDIPSADSSSSRTNTDFDNAGFTQEEFASLLGKYDYNFKPGDLVKGTVFALEPKGAMIDIGAKTAAFMPVQEVSINRVEGLNDVLQPSESREFFIMSEENEDGQLALSIRRIEYQRAWERVRQLQKEDATIYSEVFATNRGGALVRVEGLRGFIPGSHISARKIKDDLEGEYLPLKFLEVDEERNRLVLSHRRALVEKKMNRLEVGEVVVGNVKGIKPYGAFIDIGGVSGLLHISEISHEHIETPHNVLNVNDQMKVMIIDLDSERGRISLSTKALEPEPGDMLTDPQKVFSKAEEMAAKYKQMLFEQTDDIEEIPTASNEAE; encoded by the coding sequence ATGAACGAAAATTCTTCTCAAACCATTAAAGAACTTTCTGAGAATCAAGAAATTAAAAATTCGTCTGAGTTAGATAATGATGCAGCCTCTCAAAATGAGGAGGATTTATCATTCGAAAAGAGCGATATACCTTCAGCAGATTCTTCCTCTAGCAGAACAAATACTGACTTTGACAATGCAGGATTTACACAAGAAGAATTTGCATCACTTTTGGGTAAGTATGACTATAACTTTAAGCCTGGCGATCTAGTTAAAGGCACCGTTTTTGCTCTAGAACCCAAAGGGGCCATGATAGATATAGGGGCAAAAACAGCTGCTTTTATGCCTGTTCAGGAGGTTTCAATAAATAGAGTTGAAGGACTTAATGATGTTTTGCAGCCTTCTGAAAGTAGAGAATTTTTCATAATGAGCGAAGAAAATGAAGATGGCCAATTAGCTCTCTCCATTAGAAGAATTGAATATCAAAGAGCATGGGAAAGGGTTAGACAACTCCAAAAAGAAGATGCCACTATCTATTCTGAAGTTTTTGCAACAAACAGAGGCGGGGCACTTGTTAGGGTAGAAGGTTTGAGAGGTTTTATCCCAGGCTCACATATAAGTGCTCGAAAAATCAAAGATGACTTAGAAGGTGAATATTTACCTTTAAAGTTTCTTGAAGTTGATGAAGAGAGAAATAGATTAGTACTAAGTCATAGAAGAGCTTTGGTTGAGAAAAAGATGAACCGACTTGAGGTAGGAGAAGTTGTTGTTGGTAATGTAAAAGGTATTAAACCTTATGGAGCTTTCATTGATATTGGTGGAGTTAGTGGTCTATTGCACATTTCTGAGATTAGTCATGAACATATTGAGACTCCTCATAATGTTTTAAATGTGAATGACCAAATGAAAGTTATGATAATTGACCTTGATTCAGAAAGAGGACGTATTTCATTATCTACTAAAGCACTTGAGCCTGAACCAGGAGATATGCTAACTGACCCTCAAAAAGTTTTTAGTAAAGCTGAAGAAATGGCTGCGAAATACAAACAAATGTTATTTGAACAAACTGACGATATTGAAGAGATTCCCACAGCGTCAAATGAAGCAGAATAA
- a CDS encoding UvrD-helicase domain-containing protein, whose protein sequence is MHQTNNFLFNSLNNQQLQAVKHVYGPLLVVAGAGSGKTKALTHRIANLIEGNSIDPYNILAVTFTNKAAKEMKGRLEVLLAQELAFNQFGQPWTTLKEIDQNQLRTNVHQERLQNLWIGTFHSLFSRLLRYDIEKYTDPEGLKWTRQFSIYDETDSQTLVKEIISQDMSLDPKRYDPKKIKRLISNAKNQCLTSNDLLEKAENNFDKTVAEAYKRYRISLSKNNSLDFDDLLLLPVFLLRQNDIVRDYWHKRFKHILVDEYQDTNRTQYELIKLITAGNTEPKKFFNWEDRSIFVVGDADQSIYSFRAADFRILIGFQEDFKTSINDDTNSSLIKLEENYRSSSNILDAANSLIENNSERIDKVLKATKEKGELLTLLSCDDEISEAEAITNKIKSLNNYNQNPIWKNFAILYRTRAQSRVLEESLVRWRIPYTIFGGLRFYDRREIKDAIAYLKVLVNSSDNVSLLRIINVPRRGIGKTTIQKLNELSNRLNIPLWEVLNDKQSLEETIGRSSKGINKFTEVMNDLLCYLENSGPAQLLQLILEKSGYLSDLLSSGTEESEDRRNNLQELINAATQYEEETESGDVEGFLSTAALTTDNDTKKNNPNSVTLMTLHNSKGLEFQNVFITGLEQGLFPSHRSIDTPSLLEEERRLCYVGITRAKERVFLSHARERRLWGGMREATIPSIFLSEIPEDLIDGELPQTGGASIRRDLHLDRLTRVDRNNPNEFVNKPINAVRKLYSGPSKGKSWIVGDKLIHSKFGKGEIIHIFGSGEKISLAVKFGDKGSKILDPRLAPIRYVS, encoded by the coding sequence GTGCATCAAACCAACAATTTCCTTTTTAATTCCCTAAACAATCAACAACTCCAAGCAGTAAAACATGTTTATGGACCACTATTAGTTGTAGCAGGTGCAGGTAGCGGAAAAACTAAGGCTCTTACTCACAGAATTGCAAACCTTATTGAGGGTAACTCTATAGATCCTTATAACATTCTCGCAGTCACATTCACTAACAAAGCTGCTAAAGAAATGAAAGGAAGATTAGAGGTTCTTCTAGCCCAAGAATTAGCTTTTAATCAATTTGGTCAGCCTTGGACAACTCTCAAAGAAATTGATCAAAATCAATTAAGAACAAACGTTCACCAAGAGAGGCTTCAGAACCTTTGGATAGGTACTTTCCATTCTTTATTTTCAAGACTTCTGAGATACGATATTGAAAAATATACCGATCCAGAAGGCCTAAAATGGACAAGGCAATTTTCAATTTACGATGAAACAGATTCTCAAACATTAGTAAAAGAAATTATCAGTCAAGATATGAGTCTTGACCCAAAAAGATATGATCCCAAAAAGATTAAAAGATTAATAAGTAATGCTAAAAATCAATGCTTAACTTCTAATGATCTTTTAGAAAAAGCAGAAAATAATTTTGATAAAACAGTTGCAGAAGCCTACAAAAGATATAGAATTTCGCTATCAAAAAATAATTCTTTAGACTTTGATGATCTTCTACTTTTGCCCGTTTTCTTATTGAGGCAAAATGATATAGTCCGTGATTACTGGCACAAAAGATTTAAACATATTTTAGTTGACGAATATCAAGATACAAATAGAACACAATATGAACTTATAAAATTAATTACAGCTGGAAATACTGAACCAAAAAAATTCTTCAATTGGGAAGATCGGTCAATTTTTGTAGTTGGGGATGCTGATCAAAGTATTTATAGTTTCAGAGCAGCTGACTTCAGAATTTTAATTGGTTTTCAAGAGGATTTTAAAACTTCAATCAACGACGATACAAATTCATCTTTAATTAAATTAGAAGAAAATTATAGGTCATCTTCCAATATTCTTGATGCTGCAAACTCACTAATTGAAAACAACTCTGAAAGAATTGACAAAGTTTTAAAGGCTACTAAAGAAAAAGGGGAACTTTTAACGTTACTCAGCTGTGATGATGAAATTTCCGAGGCAGAAGCAATTACAAATAAAATTAAATCACTCAATAACTATAATCAAAACCCAATTTGGAAAAATTTTGCAATTTTATATCGAACCAGAGCTCAGTCGAGAGTATTAGAAGAATCTCTTGTAAGGTGGCGCATTCCTTATACAATTTTTGGAGGATTGCGTTTTTATGATAGGAGAGAAATTAAAGATGCGATAGCATATTTGAAAGTTCTGGTTAATTCTTCAGATAACGTTAGTCTTTTACGAATCATAAATGTTCCTAGAAGAGGGATTGGTAAGACTACTATTCAAAAACTTAATGAACTATCCAATAGGTTAAATATTCCATTATGGGAGGTTCTTAATGATAAGCAAAGTCTTGAAGAAACAATAGGCCGATCATCAAAAGGAATTAATAAATTTACTGAAGTTATGAATGACCTACTGTGTTACCTAGAAAATTCAGGTCCCGCTCAACTACTACAACTTATTTTAGAAAAAAGTGGTTATTTAAGTGATTTACTCTCTAGTGGGACTGAAGAATCTGAAGATAGAAGAAATAACTTACAAGAACTAATTAATGCAGCTACTCAATATGAAGAAGAAACAGAAAGTGGAGATGTAGAGGGATTTCTTTCTACAGCAGCCTTGACAACTGATAATGATACTAAGAAAAATAATCCTAACTCTGTAACTCTCATGACTTTGCATAATAGTAAAGGTTTAGAATTTCAAAATGTTTTTATCACTGGGCTAGAACAAGGTCTCTTCCCTAGCCATAGATCAATAGATACTCCATCACTTCTTGAAGAGGAAAGAAGATTATGCTACGTAGGTATTACTAGAGCTAAAGAGAGAGTTTTCTTAAGTCATGCCAGAGAAAGAAGATTATGGGGTGGAATGCGTGAAGCAACAATTCCTTCAATATTTCTTTCGGAAATACCTGAAGATTTAATAGATGGCGAATTACCACAAACTGGTGGTGCTTCAATTAGAAGAGATTTGCATCTTGATCGTTTAACAAGAGTTGATCGAAACAATCCAAATGAATTTGTTAACAAACCAATAAATGCAGTAAGGAAATTATATTCAGGGCCAAGTAAAGGGAAAAGCTGGATAGTTGGAGATAAGCTAATTCACTCAAAATTTGGGAAAGGTGAAATTATACATATTTTTGGGAGTGGGGAAAAAATATCTTTGGCAGTAAAATTTGGTGATAAAGGAAGTAAAATTCTAGATCCCAGATTAGCTCCAATTCGTTATGTAAGTTAA
- the metK gene encoding methionine adenosyltransferase has translation MSDFIFTSESVTEGHPDKICDQISDAVLDALLTEDPESRVACETVVNTGLCLLTGEITSKAKVDYIKLVRNVIKEIGYEGYRAGGFDANSCAVLVALDEQSPDISQGVNDADDINDDLEDNTGAGDQGIMFGYACDETPELMPLPISLAHRLAIQLAKVRHEEVLNYLLPDGKTQVSIDYEKGLPVSINTILISTQHNSEIDGVTNEEEIRQRIKEDLWKNVVIPATEDLEIKPNISKTRFLVNPTGKFVVGGPQGDAGLTGRKIIVDTYGGYARHGGGAFSGKDPTKVDRSAAYAARYVAKSIVKAKLAKKAEVQLSYAIGVAKPISILVETFDTGVISQNNLTELIKEHFDLRPAAIIKEFNLRNLPKKMGGKFFRKTASYGHFGRRDLELPWENVEEKAAKLAEASKIFL, from the coding sequence ATGAGTGATTTCATTTTCACTTCTGAATCCGTAACTGAAGGTCATCCTGACAAAATATGTGATCAAATTAGTGACGCAGTTTTAGATGCTTTATTGACAGAAGATCCAGAAAGCAGAGTTGCATGCGAAACTGTCGTTAACACTGGTCTTTGTCTACTTACTGGAGAAATAACTTCAAAAGCAAAAGTCGATTACATAAAACTTGTTAGAAATGTAATTAAAGAAATTGGATATGAAGGCTATAGAGCGGGTGGTTTTGATGCAAATAGTTGTGCTGTTTTAGTAGCACTTGACGAGCAATCACCAGATATTTCACAAGGCGTAAACGACGCAGATGATATTAACGATGATTTGGAAGATAATACCGGAGCTGGTGACCAAGGCATAATGTTTGGCTATGCGTGCGATGAGACGCCTGAATTAATGCCCTTACCTATTAGCCTAGCTCATAGATTAGCTATTCAACTTGCCAAAGTAAGGCATGAAGAAGTCCTTAATTATCTACTCCCTGATGGGAAAACTCAAGTAAGCATTGATTATGAAAAAGGGTTACCAGTCTCTATTAATACGATTTTAATTTCAACTCAACATAATTCTGAGATTGATGGCGTAACAAATGAAGAAGAAATTCGTCAAAGAATAAAAGAAGATTTATGGAAGAATGTTGTAATTCCTGCTACTGAAGATTTAGAAATTAAACCAAATATTAGTAAAACAAGATTTCTAGTAAACCCCACGGGAAAATTTGTCGTAGGCGGGCCTCAAGGAGATGCTGGGCTGACTGGCAGAAAAATTATTGTAGATACTTATGGCGGATATGCAAGACACGGAGGAGGGGCATTTTCTGGTAAAGACCCCACAAAAGTAGATAGATCAGCCGCTTATGCAGCACGTTATGTAGCTAAAAGTATAGTTAAGGCAAAATTAGCAAAAAAAGCAGAAGTACAATTAAGTTATGCAATTGGAGTAGCAAAACCAATTTCCATTCTCGTAGAAACTTTTGATACTGGTGTTATTTCACAAAATAATTTGACTGAGCTAATTAAAGAGCACTTTGATTTAAGACCTGCAGCAATAATAAAAGAATTTAATTTAAGAAATCTACCAAAAAAAATGGGAGGAAAATTTTTTAGAAAGACTGCATCCTATGGGCATTTTGGCAGAAGAGATCTTGAGCTACCTTGGGAAAATGTAGAAGAAAAAGCAGCCAAATTAGCAGAGGCTTCCAAAATCTTTTTATAA
- a CDS encoding phycobilisome protein: protein MSVSKNHQLLSVDKKLNDLSNIKEFINTANSRLDAITSITNNSHAIAADAVTAMICENQDSLNSKISLNTTNKMSVCLRDGEIILRIVAYLLISNDESVLEKSCLKDLKNTYLALGVPLRNARRVFELMRDATISDLNSTVNNMRGNKGFLPKLISETEFQFERIINLLN from the coding sequence ATGTCAGTTTCAAAGAATCATCAACTGTTGTCAGTCGATAAGAAATTAAATGATTTAAGCAATATAAAAGAATTTATTAATACTGCAAACTCAAGATTAGATGCAATAACATCAATAACCAATAATTCACATGCAATTGCAGCAGACGCAGTAACAGCAATGATTTGCGAAAATCAAGATTCACTTAATTCAAAAATATCTTTAAATACAACTAACAAGATGTCCGTTTGTTTAAGAGATGGAGAAATAATCCTAAGGATTGTTGCTTATCTTTTAATTTCTAATGACGAATCAGTTTTAGAAAAAAGTTGTTTGAAGGATCTTAAAAATACCTATCTTGCTCTTGGGGTACCCTTAAGAAATGCAAGAAGGGTTTTTGAATTAATGCGAGATGCAACTATCTCTGATTTGAATTCAACAGTTAATAATATGCGCGGAAACAAAGGCTTTCTTCCTAAATTAATATCTGAAACAGAGTTTCAATTTGAAAGGATAATTAATCTTTTAAACTAG
- a CDS encoding FGGY-family carbohydrate kinase, with the protein MPDNFYGGLDFGTSGARISIINRHKKLVYSNSVPYSYSFENPDSWINSCENLLISLPIEIKINLNKLAISGTSGTLIASNLRGDPIGEAIPYYQACIEHKIILESLTSGEDHLRTPYSSLAKALKLLDKYGTNILLRHQSDWITGWLLKDWTHGEEGNNLKLGWDLKKESWPKSYLNTSWQKCLPQIIKSGKIIGQVNSDLAERFNLNKKLILTSGTTDSNAALIAAGLGKEDGLTVLGTTIVIKKIIDNPIKKQGITIHRVNDDWICGGASNAGCGVLSKFFSDLEIKELSRQINPSKNTSLNLLPLNSKGDRFPVNNANLEPILDPRPVSDSLYLHALFEGLAKIELKGWEKLGELTGSLPKKIITIGGGSKNPQWRKIREKIINIPIVSCNKTTSFGTALLAINAK; encoded by the coding sequence ATGCCTGATAATTTTTATGGAGGGTTAGATTTTGGAACGAGTGGTGCAAGAATATCAATAATTAATCGTCATAAGAAATTAGTATATTCAAATTCAGTTCCTTATTCATACAGCTTTGAAAATCCAGATTCTTGGATAAATTCTTGTGAAAATCTCTTAATTAGTTTACCTATTGAGATAAAAATTAACCTTAATAAATTGGCTATTTCCGGCACCTCAGGAACTTTAATTGCATCCAATTTGCGAGGAGATCCGATAGGAGAAGCAATACCTTACTACCAAGCATGTATTGAACATAAGATCATTCTTGAATCCTTAACTTCTGGAGAAGATCACCTGCGAACTCCATACAGTAGTCTTGCTAAAGCATTAAAACTATTAGATAAATATGGGACAAATATACTTTTACGACATCAATCTGATTGGATCACTGGTTGGTTATTAAAAGATTGGACTCATGGAGAAGAAGGTAATAATCTAAAACTTGGTTGGGATCTAAAAAAAGAATCGTGGCCAAAGAGCTATCTCAATACTTCATGGCAAAAATGTCTACCTCAAATAATAAAAAGTGGAAAAATTATTGGACAAGTAAACTCTGATTTAGCAGAGAGATTTAATTTAAATAAAAAATTAATATTAACTTCAGGCACCACTGACTCTAATGCAGCTTTAATAGCCGCAGGGTTAGGTAAAGAAGATGGCCTCACAGTTTTAGGAACAACAATTGTGATAAAAAAAATTATTGATAACCCTATAAAAAAACAGGGCATTACAATCCATAGAGTTAACGATGATTGGATATGTGGAGGAGCATCAAATGCTGGATGCGGTGTCTTGTCTAAGTTCTTTTCTGATTTAGAAATAAAGGAACTTAGTCGACAAATTAATCCATCGAAAAATACTTCTTTAAATCTTTTACCTCTTAATAGTAAAGGAGATAGATTTCCTGTTAATAATGCTAATTTAGAGCCGATACTTGATCCAAGGCCAGTAAGCGACTCACTTTATTTACATGCATTATTCGAGGGGCTAGCCAAGATCGAACTGAAAGGATGGGAAAAACTAGGCGAACTAACAGGTTCACTTCCAAAAAAAATTATTACTATTGGAGGAGGTTCAAAAAACCCACAATGGAGGAAAATAAGAGAAAAAATTATAAATATACCAATAGTTTCATGTAATAAAACTACTTCATTTGGAACTGCCTTATTAGCGATCAATGCAAAATAA
- a CDS encoding CCA tRNA nucleotidyltransferase: MNDISDYIQGELIKTPFNLYNLITKYIESNKNTKVAFVGGYLRDLLISKFHKKSFSKPVDIDLVIEGSSISLAKFIKKNIVNVDLCLIKEFNLYNTVEININDYKIDIACARKEIYSAPGLNPTVNKSTIEEDLKRRDFSINSIAFEVSTKKIYDLYGGISDIKSKRLNLLHSNSISDDPSRLIRCAKYASRLDFNISNNSLKQSQETVRQWPWKSSETHQKVIYPPALGIRIRMELAEICKHDNLTNVISIIHKWEIISILNENIKVDKRFLRGLNWIKKVKGNHMLYLLKDSEDLKKACQRFLVNNSEIKILEDYLNIKKILNTNKKNFNHFSPSSWTEFIESRNLNDETVKLLICDGGPYWRKLFRWLFIYKFIKSKKDGETLKKEGWEPGQEMGKEIKRLRYLEIDKLNRN; encoded by the coding sequence ATGAACGATATCTCTGATTACATCCAAGGGGAATTAATCAAAACTCCATTTAATCTATATAACCTTATTACAAAATACATAGAATCTAATAAGAATACTAAAGTGGCTTTTGTTGGCGGTTATTTAAGAGATTTGTTAATAAGTAAATTCCACAAAAAATCGTTTTCTAAACCTGTAGATATTGATCTTGTTATTGAAGGATCCTCTATTTCTCTCGCAAAATTTATAAAAAAAAATATTGTAAATGTAGATTTATGTTTAATCAAAGAATTTAATTTATACAACACTGTAGAAATAAATATTAATGACTATAAAATTGATATTGCTTGTGCAAGGAAAGAAATTTACTCTGCTCCAGGCTTAAATCCCACAGTAAATAAAAGTACTATTGAGGAAGATCTTAAGAGGAGAGATTTCTCTATAAATTCAATAGCCTTCGAGGTCTCGACAAAGAAAATCTATGATCTTTATGGAGGAATTTCTGATATAAAAAGTAAAAGATTGAACTTACTTCACAGTAATAGTATTTCAGATGATCCAAGTAGATTAATTAGATGTGCAAAATATGCTTCAAGATTAGATTTCAATATTTCAAATAATTCCCTCAAACAATCTCAAGAAACAGTTAGACAATGGCCATGGAAAAGTTCAGAAACTCATCAGAAAGTGATTTACCCTCCTGCACTAGGCATACGAATAAGGATGGAACTAGCTGAAATATGCAAACACGATAATTTGACTAATGTAATTTCGATAATTCACAAATGGGAAATTATCTCAATCTTAAATGAAAATATTAAAGTCGATAAAAGGTTCTTAAGAGGACTAAATTGGATAAAGAAGGTAAAAGGAAATCATATGCTTTACTTATTAAAAGATTCAGAAGATTTAAAAAAAGCATGTCAAAGATTTTTGGTAAATAATAGTGAGATAAAAATATTAGAAGATTATTTAAATATCAAAAAGATATTAAATACAAACAAAAAAAATTTCAATCATTTTTCTCCATCAAGTTGGACAGAATTTATTGAGAGCAGAAACCTTAATGATGAGACAGTAAAATTATTAATTTGTGATGGAGGACCATACTGGCGTAAATTGTTTAGGTGGTTATTTATTTACAAATTTATAAAATCAAAAAAAGATGGAGAAACATTAAAAAAAGAAGGATGGGAACCAGGGCAGGAGATGGGAAAGGAAATTAAAAGATTAAGATATTTGGAAATTGACAAGTTAAATAGAAATTAA
- a CDS encoding TVP38/TMEM64 family protein — MNKIQKFLSVVFFIAIFVVLIYLIQNYGIEPLRNKIESMGIWAPFGIFILRGVSIILPALPSSAYSLLAGSLLGFQKGYITIVFSDIVFCQAAFFIARNYGRVPVRNLVGTKAMKKIESFNQNQLEENFFLMTGLLMTGLFDFLSYAIGIGGTRWKIFTPALLISLLISDSILVAVGAGVSQGAGLFLGIALLGMFALATISGLAKNKMPK, encoded by the coding sequence ATGAATAAAATACAGAAATTTCTCTCAGTAGTTTTTTTTATTGCAATATTTGTTGTATTGATTTACTTAATCCAAAATTATGGGATTGAGCCCCTGAGGAACAAAATAGAAAGTATGGGAATTTGGGCTCCTTTTGGAATTTTCATACTCAGAGGAGTAAGTATTATTTTACCAGCTCTTCCAAGTTCAGCTTATTCTCTACTAGCAGGATCATTATTAGGATTTCAAAAAGGTTATATTACAATAGTCTTTTCTGATATCGTTTTTTGCCAAGCTGCTTTCTTTATTGCAAGAAATTATGGGCGAGTCCCTGTAAGGAATTTGGTAGGCACCAAAGCGATGAAAAAAATTGAAAGTTTTAATCAAAACCAACTTGAAGAAAATTTCTTTCTCATGACAGGTCTACTTATGACTGGCCTTTTTGATTTTCTAAGCTACGCAATTGGGATTGGAGGAACTCGCTGGAAAATATTTACTCCTGCATTATTAATAAGTCTTCTAATCAGTGACTCTATACTTGTCGCAGTAGGAGCTGGTGTTAGCCAGGGAGCAGGATTATTTCTAGGGATTGCTCTATTGGGAATGTTTGCTTTAGCGACTATTTCAGGTTTGGCAAAAAATAAAATGCCTAAATAA